The Solanum lycopersicum chromosome 9, SLM_r2.1 genome window below encodes:
- the LOC101246084 gene encoding uncharacterized protein, which translates to MRVALLGRNKLGLVDGSCNKEVFPNEMGNHWERVNTVVLSWLMNSVEKGLLGGIMYASNAQEVWEELFERFNKIDGSRTYNLHTEIATLSQGTSIVSAYFSRLKNLWEEFEDLVPNPGCNYHRSKDFVVHLQKLKLFQFLMGLNDSYNKARSQILLMSPMTSVNRAYGMIISDEGQRSIAANTRILGPNPAASGSNIDMAMFTRNGTNRYKRNYNVQCEFCRMKGHTKEGCYKLVGYPSDYNKLRKKECRRIVMDIIQMQELIMQSLIISFKGQKSVPQMRI; encoded by the coding sequence ATGAGGGTAGCTTTGCTTGGAAGGAACAAACTGGGATTAGTGGATGGATCGTGCAATAAAGAAGTGTTTCCAAATGAGATGGGAAATCACTGGGAGAGAGTGAACACAGTAGTTCTTTCATGGCTTATGAATTCAGTGGAAAAAGGATTATTAGGAGGTATAATGTATGCCTCTAATGCTCAAGAAGTATGGGAGGAACTTTTCGAAAGGTTCAACAAAATTGATGGTTCAAGAACTTACAATTTACATACAGAGATTGCAACACTGAGTCAAGGTACATCTATAGTTTCTGCATATTTTTCTAGATTGAAAAACTTATGGGAAGAGTTTGAAGATCTTGTTCCAAATCCCGGTTGTAACTATCATAGATCCAAAGATTTTGTGGTACATCTTCAAAAATTAAAGCTGTTTCAATTTCTTATGGGTCTAAATGACTCTTATAATAAAGCAAGAAGTCAAATCTTGCTAATGAGTCCTATGACATCTGTTAATCGGGCATATGGAATGATCATTAGTGATGAAGGACAAAGGTCTATAGCTGCAAACACAAGAATCTTGGGTCCAAATCCTGCAGCAAGTGGAAGTAATATTGACATGGCTATGTTTACAAGAAATGGTACTAATAGATACAAGAGGAATTATAATGTACAATGTGAGTTTTGTAGAATGAAGGGTCATACCAAAGAAGGGTGTTACAAGTTGGTAGGATATCCATCAGATTATAACAAGCTTAGGAAAAAAGAGTGCAGACGAATAGTAATGGATATAATTCAAATGCAAGAGCTCATAATGCAATCACTGATAATCAGTTTCAAGGGTCAGAAAAGTGTGCCACAAATGAGAATATAG
- the LOC101254823 gene encoding CBL-interacting serine/threonine-protein kinase 14: MPEIILNNYGGSTSLLSTAAAIYAELTPAELPPPEDDVNSNLFDKYELGQLLGCGAFGKVYHARDFRTAQSVAIKVVSKQKILKGGLTGHVKREISIMRQLRHPHIVRQHEILATKKKIYFVLEFAKGGELFAKLAKGRFSEDLSRRYFQQLISAVGYCHSRGVYHRDLKPENLLLDENWDLKVTDFGLSAVRDQIRPDGLLHTLCGTPAYVAPEILGKKGYDGAKVDIWSCGIILFVFNAGYLPFNDTNLMTMYRKIYKGEFRCPKWTSPELKRLLTRLLDINPVTRITIEEIKNDPWFQTGYQEVISVNHPFEFKSWSGPGSNGEFLNAFDIISYSSGFNLSSLVKGNGGFIIKEQFVSRETPEKIIGKIEEVAEVEGMTVAERSGASVKVEGQNGNFVVMVVVNRLTEELVIVEIEKKENDGEIWKKKFKPEISRFVYQG; encoded by the coding sequence ATGCCAGAGATCATACTTAATAACTATGGAGGCAGTACATCTTTACTATCCACTGCCGCAGCAATCTACGCTGAATTAACTCCGGCTGAGTTACCTCCGCCGGAAGACGATGTTAATTCAAACCTTTTTGACAAATATGAACTGGGACAACTCCTGGGTTGTGGTGCTTTTGGTAAAGTATATCATGCCAGAGACTTCAGGACGGCACAGAGTGTGGCCATTAAAGTCGTCAGCAAACAGAAAATACTCAAAGGTGGGCTAACGGGGCACGTTAAGAGAGAAATCTCTATCATGCGTCAGTTGCGTCATCCCCATATCGTACGGCAACATGAGATTCTTGCTACTAAGAAGAAAATCTACTTCGTCCTGGAATTCGCTAAAGGAGGTGAACTCTTCGCCAAGCTAGCTAAAGGCCGGTTCAGCGAAGATCTCAGCCGTCGATATTTCCAGCAGTTAATCTCCGCAGTTGGATACTGTCACTCTCGCGGGGTCTATCACCGTGATTTGAAACCGGAAAACTTATTACTGGACGAAAATTGGGACCTGAAAGTTACTGATTTCGGGTTAAGCGCTGTCAGGGATCAGATCCGACCTGACGGGTTGCTTCATACACTTTGTGGTACCCCTGCTTATGTAGCACCGGAGATTCTGGGGAAGAAAGGTTATGATGGTGCTAAGGTGGATATATGGTCATGTGGTATTATTCTCTTTGTTTTCAATGCTGGGTATTTACCTTTCAATGACACAAATTTAATGACGATGTATCGGAAAATTTACAAAGGTGAATTTCGTTGTCCGAAATGGACCTCGCCGGAGCTGAAGAGGTTGTTGACCCGATTACTTGATATCAACCCGGTTACTCGTATCACCATTGAGGAGATTAAGAATGACCCGTGGTTTCAAACAGGGTATCAAGAGGTGATATCGGTAAATCATCCTTTCGAGTTCAAGTCATGGTCGGGTCCAGGTTCCAACGGAGAATTCCTTAACGCATTTGATATTATCTCGTATTCATCTGGTTTTAATTTATCCAGTTTAGTTAAAGGCAATGGTGGATTCATTATTAAGGAACAATTCGTATCGAGGGAGACGCCGGAGAAGATAATCGGGAAAATTGAGGAGGTGGCGGAGGTGGAAGGGATGACGGTGGCAGAGAGGAGTGGAGCCTCAGTGAAGGTGGAGGGGCAGAATGGTAATTTTGTGGTAATGGTGGTAGTTAACCGATTAACTGAAGAACTGGTAATAGTTGAAATTGAGAAAAAGGAGAATGATGGTGAAATttggaagaagaaattcaaacCGGAGATAAGTAGATTTGTTTATCAAGGGTGA